ATGCCGCCTCCTTGACCCTAACAGCGCTGTCAAACTGTAACCTGCCGGGCATCCGAGGAAAAGACTGGAGATGCGACATGTATTTCACCGGATACCAGGACGCGCGGATCGCTTATCGAAAGGACGGAACAGGACCGGCGCTCGTGCTGGTGCACGGCACCGGCGGCGACGGCGAGGCAAACTGGGCGGCGCTGGCCGAGCTGCTGCGCACCGACTACACGATCATCCGGCCCGACTATTCGGGCTCGGGAAGCACCACGGATGAGGGAGGACCGCTGACGGCGGAATTTCTCGCCGGACAGGTTCTCGCGGCGGCCGATGCGGCGGGTGCCGAGCGGTTCCACCTGATGGGCTTCTCGCTGGGCGCCGCCGTCGCGGCCAGGATCGCAGCCGACCATGCCGACCGCGTCCGCTCCCTCATCCTGCTGGCCGGCTTCGCCGCGCCCGACGCCTATCTGAGGCTTGAATTCGAACTGTGGCGCGAGCTGATCGCCCGCGATCGCGAGGCCATGGCGCGGCTGGTGCTGCTGACCGGTTTCAGTCCCGACACTGTCGCGGCATGGGGAACCGAAGGCGTGGCACATGCCGTGCGGGAGACCCATGACAATGCGAAGTGGGACGGCATGGCGCGCCAGGTCGAACTGGACCTTACGGTCGACGTCAGCGACGCGCTGCCGCGCATTAGCGCGCGCAGCCTCGTGATCGGCTGCTTGCACGACCGAATGGTCCCGGTCTCCCACCCCAGGGCGATGGCCGCGAGGATCCCCGGCGCCGAATACCGGGAGCTTCCGACCGGGCATCTCGCGCCGATGGAACGGCCCGATCTCCTCGCCGGGCTGGTGCGGGACTTCCTCGCGGACAAGTGAGAGTGAACCCGGTGGATCGGCCGGGACATTCACCGCTACCGGTTGTCGCCGTACAATTCCGAATTGCACTTGCGCGTCCGGGGGATTTTCGTATTGCGAGAACAGAATGACTCAAACCGGGATTTCTTTGCCGTCAGGCGGAACGACCGCGACGACAATGTTCAGATGTGGAACCGTTAAATCGCCGTTCTGTTGTTCGGCGCGGCGGTAAGTCGCCTATACTGCCGTGCTTGAACGAAGTTAAATCTCGCCAGTTCGCAGGGGCCAGCACCAAGCAGATGCTCTACCGGGAACTGCAACCTGCAGCGCCGGGCAGGCGAGACAGAGTCCGCCCGACAAAACCGCGGGCAGACGGGAATACCGGACGTTGAAGCAAACGTCATGATGGTGCGAGGAGAGGAGTGCATGCCGAAGAAGTACAAGTTGCCTGCAGGAACCATCCGGACGACGTCCCTCGACGTGGCAGCGCTTGCCGGGGTATCGCAGTCGGCCGTTTCGCGTGCGTTCACGCCCGGCGCCAGCATCTCGCCGACTACACGCGACAAGGTTCTGGATGCCGCCCGCAAGCTGAACTACGTCCCCAACTCCATCGCCAGCAGCCTGATCACGCACAGGTCGAACATCGTGGCACTGATCCTGGGCGACCTGCACAATCCGTTCTACACCCACGTGCTCGAGGCCTTCGGCCGTGAGGTCCAGGCACGCGATCGTCAGCTCCTCGTCTTCACCCTGAACGACGAACAGGAGACGGACGACGCCATCATGCGGCTGCTGCGCTACCAGGTCGACGGCGTCATCCTGACCTCGGCCCAGATGTCTACGCAGATGGTCGGCATGTGCCAGAACCGGGGGATCCCGCTGGTGCTGTTCAACCGCTACATCCCCCAGTCGGGCACATTCGGCGTGCGCTGCGACAACGCCTGGGGCGGTCGCCAGATCGCCGAGGCGTTTCTCCGGGCCGGAGCGAAGAGCTTCGCCATGATCACAGGCGACCCGAAGGGGACCACCAGCAAGGATCGGGTCGCGGGCTTCGTCGAACGTCTGATCGAAAGCGGGGTGTCCCGCGCATCGATCCGGAGCTACGAGGGCGACTCCACCTACGAGGGCGCATCCGATGCGGTTCAACGGATGATGGCGGATCCGGAAGGCTTGCCGGACGCACTGTTCGGCATCAACGACACGATGGCCATGGGGGCCATGGACACGCTGAGGCACCAGTTCGGCCTGAGCATCCCCGAGGACATCATGGTCGCCGGCTTCGACGACATCCCCGAGGGGGCCCGCCTGCCCTACCAGCTGACCACGGTGCGACAGCCGATAAACCGGATGGTCCGCGCAACGATCGACCACCTGAGCCTCGACGGCCCCGCCCAGTCGACGGACCTGCCGCACGACCTGCCAATCCGCGGGCGCGTCGTCTGGCGCAGCACCGTTCCCGGAGATCCGCCGGCCGAGGTCTGAAACAC
This portion of the Oricola thermophila genome encodes:
- a CDS encoding LacI family DNA-binding transcriptional regulator yields the protein MPKKYKLPAGTIRTTSLDVAALAGVSQSAVSRAFTPGASISPTTRDKVLDAARKLNYVPNSIASSLITHRSNIVALILGDLHNPFYTHVLEAFGREVQARDRQLLVFTLNDEQETDDAIMRLLRYQVDGVILTSAQMSTQMVGMCQNRGIPLVLFNRYIPQSGTFGVRCDNAWGGRQIAEAFLRAGAKSFAMITGDPKGTTSKDRVAGFVERLIESGVSRASIRSYEGDSTYEGASDAVQRMMADPEGLPDALFGINDTMAMGAMDTLRHQFGLSIPEDIMVAGFDDIPEGARLPYQLTTVRQPINRMVRATIDHLSLDGPAQSTDLPHDLPIRGRVVWRSTVPGDPPAEV
- a CDS encoding alpha/beta fold hydrolase, which gives rise to MYFTGYQDARIAYRKDGTGPALVLVHGTGGDGEANWAALAELLRTDYTIIRPDYSGSGSTTDEGGPLTAEFLAGQVLAAADAAGAERFHLMGFSLGAAVAARIAADHADRVRSLILLAGFAAPDAYLRLEFELWRELIARDREAMARLVLLTGFSPDTVAAWGTEGVAHAVRETHDNAKWDGMARQVELDLTVDVSDALPRISARSLVIGCLHDRMVPVSHPRAMAARIPGAEYRELPTGHLAPMERPDLLAGLVRDFLADK